In the genome of Candidatus Dojkabacteria bacterium, one region contains:
- the lepA gene encoding elongation factor 4, whose product MDISKIRNFCIIAHIDHGKSTLADRFLEFASGKKLKMGQERVLDTLDIEQERGITIKMQSARLNWDGYILNLIDTPGHVDFSFEVSRSVVASEGALLLVDAKQGIQAQTITNAKLAQKYGLEIIPVISKIDIEGVDIERRKKEMQAMLGFKLGDIFLASGKTGQGAKELLDAITTFVPSPEARSTKELQALVFDSFYDEHKGIILLLRVFGGSITKGQKLFVSGRPFVAGEVGYITPAFIPQQVLGAGEVGYVETGVKDVHYISVGETVTESPDTKPIYSYQKPVPRIFASVFPIESSEYVQLEKSIDKLTLSDPSLSIVPQRSEFLGTGFRIGFLGLLHMDVFQERLEREFNSALIVTSPSVKYKAYTNTGEVFNIETPSDFPDPANIKYFEEPFVDMEILTPVEYMSAIMDLCQNCRAEYIETQMGENLYELDFIELTYKMPLAEVVSGFFDKLKSVSRGFASMDYSGEFYRKVQLSKVSILVKQNEVHALSFISVSDRARTKAVSLLSILKDTIPRHQFEIPLQAAIGGTIIARETVQAFRKDVLHKLHASDPGRRMKLLENQKKGKARMKEVGNVNIPQEAFLAVLKS is encoded by the coding sequence ATGGATATCTCTAAAATACGCAATTTTTGCATAATAGCACATATTGATCACGGAAAATCCACACTGGCAGACAGGTTTTTGGAATTTGCCAGCGGTAAAAAACTTAAAATGGGACAGGAGCGGGTTTTAGATACTTTGGATATTGAACAAGAACGTGGAATTACAATTAAAATGCAGAGTGCAAGGCTTAACTGGGATGGATACATTCTAAATCTTATTGATACTCCGGGGCATGTTGACTTTAGTTTTGAAGTAAGTCGTTCTGTTGTGGCAAGTGAAGGTGCATTACTTTTGGTCGATGCAAAGCAGGGAATTCAGGCTCAAACCATTACAAATGCTAAGCTTGCACAAAAATATGGACTTGAAATTATTCCTGTAATTAGCAAGATCGATATAGAGGGAGTTGATATAGAGCGTCGTAAAAAAGAGATGCAGGCAATGTTAGGATTTAAATTGGGTGATATTTTTCTTGCCTCGGGCAAAACCGGTCAAGGTGCAAAAGAGTTGCTCGATGCGATAACAACATTTGTACCATCGCCGGAAGCCAGATCCACAAAGGAGCTCCAGGCCCTTGTGTTTGACTCGTTTTATGATGAACACAAAGGGATTATACTTTTGCTTCGTGTGTTTGGAGGTAGTATAACAAAGGGACAGAAACTATTTGTTTCCGGCAGACCGTTTGTCGCAGGTGAAGTTGGTTATATAACTCCGGCGTTTATTCCTCAGCAAGTGCTTGGTGCCGGAGAAGTAGGGTATGTTGAAACCGGTGTAAAAGACGTACATTACATATCTGTCGGAGAAACGGTTACGGAATCGCCTGATACCAAGCCAATTTACAGTTACCAGAAGCCTGTGCCGCGTATTTTTGCTTCTGTTTTTCCAATCGAAAGTTCAGAATATGTTCAACTTGAAAAGTCTATAGACAAGTTAACGCTTAGCGATCCATCACTAAGTATTGTTCCGCAGCGATCCGAATTTTTAGGAACTGGGTTTAGAATAGGTTTTTTGGGGCTTTTACATATGGATGTTTTCCAGGAACGGCTGGAACGTGAGTTTAATTCAGCACTTATTGTTACTAGTCCGAGCGTAAAATACAAAGCTTATACAAATACGGGAGAGGTATTTAATATTGAGACGCCATCGGATTTTCCTGACCCTGCTAACATTAAGTATTTTGAAGAGCCCTTTGTTGATATGGAGATTTTAACTCCGGTTGAATACATGAGTGCAATTATGGATCTTTGCCAAAACTGTCGAGCCGAATACATCGAAACCCAGATGGGCGAAAATTTGTATGAACTTGATTTTATTGAGCTAACGTATAAGATGCCATTAGCCGAAGTAGTATCGGGTTTCTTTGATAAGCTTAAGTCGGTCTCCCGTGGATTTGCCTCAATGGATTATTCAGGAGAATTTTATCGAAAGGTACAGCTTTCTAAAGTAAGTATACTGGTGAAGCAAAACGAAGTACACGCACTTTCGTTTATAAGTGTTTCGGACAGGGCTCGGACAAAAGCGGTATCATTACTCTCGATTCTTAAGGATACCATTCCGCGTCACCAGTTTGAGATACCTTTACAGGCTGCCATAGGTGGAACAATAATTGCGAGAGAAACAGTTCAAGCCTTCAGGAAAGATGTGCTCCACAAATTGCATGCATCTGATCCGGGTAGGCGGATGAAACTTCTCGAAAATCAAAAGAAAGGTAAAGCCCGAATGAAGGAAGTCGGCAATGTAAATATTCCTCAGGAAGCATTTCTAGCCGTTCTAAAATCATGA
- the dnaK gene encoding molecular chaperone DnaK: protein MSKILGIDLGTTNSVMAIMEGGKPVVIPNSSGSRLTPSIVAIDENGERLVGQAAKAQSIINAENTIYSVKRLIGRKFDDKETQTDIKRMPYETRKAKNGGVEVKMSGKWYTPQEISAMVLQKMKADAEEYLGDKITEAVITVPAYFDDSQRQATKDAGKIAGLEVKRILNEPTASTLAYGLSQKADQKIAVYDLGGGTFDISILEIGDGVYEVLSTNGDTHLGGDDFDAKIMDMLAKEFKDEQGIDLSEDKTALQRLKEASEKAKIELSQSEKTTINIPFITADAKGPKHLKRDFTRAELEKLVKELVDSSIEPCKKALADAKLKASDVGEVLLVGGMTRMPLVQKTVKEFFEKEPQKGVNPDEVVGMGAAVQAGVLAGDVSDVTLLDVTPLSLGIETAGGVMTVLIPRNTTIPTEKKEDRFTTYADNQTAVDIRVLQGERPMAADNKELGIFRLEGIPPAPRGVPRIEVSFKIDANGILSVTAKDQATGKENNIVIKSSTGLSDDDIEKMVAEAKEHASEDETKKKRAEIKNNADTLTFTVEKTIKDLGDKVTDKEKEELEKLSKELKDLIAKEDFDEKEVEKKTEELTSKIQDMSQRIYSQMGQEAAKTSEKAKQSGSEKDKGGKTGKTAEKSDKNNSDKPEDKKDKAAKDAKDGEIVE from the coding sequence ATGAGTAAAATATTAGGAATTGACCTTGGAACTACAAACTCCGTAATGGCCATCATGGAAGGTGGAAAACCCGTCGTTATTCCAAACAGCAGTGGCAGTAGGCTTACCCCGTCAATCGTCGCAATTGATGAAAACGGTGAGCGTCTTGTTGGGCAGGCGGCAAAAGCTCAATCAATTATAAACGCCGAAAACACAATTTATTCCGTTAAGCGACTTATTGGCCGAAAGTTCGATGATAAAGAGACCCAAACCGATATTAAGCGAATGCCATACGAAACCCGAAAAGCAAAAAACGGCGGAGTCGAAGTTAAAATGTCGGGTAAGTGGTATACGCCTCAAGAGATCTCCGCAATGGTACTACAAAAAATGAAAGCTGACGCAGAAGAATACCTCGGAGACAAAATAACAGAGGCTGTAATAACTGTGCCCGCTTATTTCGATGATTCTCAACGTCAGGCTACTAAAGATGCAGGTAAAATCGCAGGGCTAGAGGTTAAACGTATTCTTAACGAACCAACGGCTTCTACCCTAGCCTATGGTCTTTCACAAAAGGCCGATCAAAAGATTGCCGTTTATGACCTAGGGGGTGGAACCTTTGATATTTCTATTCTGGAAATAGGAGACGGGGTCTACGAAGTTTTATCAACCAACGGTGACACACATCTTGGAGGTGACGACTTTGATGCAAAAATAATGGATATGCTTGCCAAAGAGTTTAAAGACGAGCAAGGAATTGATCTTTCAGAAGACAAAACTGCACTTCAGCGACTTAAAGAAGCTTCCGAAAAAGCAAAAATCGAGCTTTCGCAAAGTGAGAAAACAACTATAAATATTCCATTTATTACTGCCGATGCAAAAGGTCCTAAACACCTAAAACGTGACTTCACTCGTGCAGAACTTGAAAAATTGGTTAAGGAACTTGTCGATTCATCAATTGAGCCTTGTAAAAAGGCTCTTGCTGATGCAAAGCTAAAAGCATCCGACGTTGGTGAAGTGTTACTAGTCGGTGGAATGACAAGAATGCCCCTTGTACAAAAAACGGTAAAAGAATTTTTCGAGAAAGAGCCGCAAAAGGGTGTAAATCCCGACGAGGTTGTGGGAATGGGAGCTGCTGTCCAGGCAGGTGTTTTGGCAGGTGATGTCTCCGACGTAACCCTACTTGATGTTACGCCACTTTCACTTGGTATCGAAACTGCAGGTGGTGTAATGACTGTACTTATACCAAGAAACACAACAATTCCAACAGAAAAGAAAGAAGATCGATTTACAACTTACGCCGATAATCAAACCGCTGTAGATATAAGAGTTTTACAAGGTGAACGTCCAATGGCAGCTGACAACAAAGAGCTTGGTATTTTCAGACTTGAAGGTATTCCTCCCGCTCCACGTGGTGTGCCTAGAATCGAAGTCAGCTTTAAAATCGATGCAAACGGTATTCTTAGTGTTACTGCAAAAGATCAGGCTACCGGAAAGGAGAACAACATTGTAATAAAATCTTCGACAGGTCTTTCCGACGATGACATAGAAAAAATGGTTGCCGAAGCAAAAGAGCATGCAAGCGAAGATGAAACAAAGAAAAAGCGTGCAGAGATTAAAAACAATGCCGATACCCTAACCTTTACCGTTGAAAAGACTATAAAAGATTTGGGCGATAAGGTCACAGATAAAGAAAAAGAAGAACTCGAAAAGTTGTCAAAAGAACTAAAAGATCTTATTGCAAAAGAAGACTTTGACGAAAAGGAAGTAGAGAAAAAGACCGAAGAGTTAACAAGTAAAATTCAGGATATGAGTCAACGGATTTACTCACAAATGGGTCAGGAAGCGGCGAAAACCAGTGAGAAAGCGAAACAGTCAGGTAGTGAAAAAGATAAAGGTGGTAAAACCGGCAAAACAGCCGAAAAGTCCGACAAAAATAATAGCGACAAGCCGGAAGACAAAAAAGACAAAGCCGCCAAGGACGCAAAAGATGGAGAAATTGTTGAGTAG
- a CDS encoding nucleotide exchange factor GrpE, whose protein sequence is MKTNKEVKKQTPANKPTEVEILKSQLAKALADYDNLKKRAAKDTEQLIFNRIKEISTELLLIMDSLELAKQENRKKTDEWVNGVLSIFEMLPGFIEKLGLTEISVKEGDTFDPSLHEALSTLKTKKFKKNTVAAVVSKGYMLEGNIVRPTRVIVASQ, encoded by the coding sequence ATGAAAACAAACAAAGAAGTAAAAAAACAGACACCGGCAAATAAGCCTACAGAGGTAGAAATTTTAAAAAGCCAACTTGCAAAAGCACTTGCAGACTATGACAATCTAAAAAAGCGGGCAGCCAAAGACACGGAACAATTAATCTTTAACCGTATAAAAGAGATTTCGACAGAACTTCTTTTGATAATGGACAGCCTGGAACTTGCGAAACAAGAAAATAGAAAAAAAACGGATGAGTGGGTTAACGGTGTATTATCAATATTTGAAATGCTTCCCGGCTTTATTGAGAAACTTGGCTTAACCGAGATTTCAGTAAAAGAAGGAGATACTTTTGATCCCTCCTTGCACGAGGCATTATCGACCTTAAAAACAAAGAAATTTAAAAAGAATACGGTTGCGGCCGTAGTATCAAAGGGCTATATGCTCGAGGGAAATATAGTTCGACCCACACGAGTCATTGTTGCCTCTCAATAA
- a CDS encoding undecaprenyl/decaprenyl-phosphate alpha-N-acetylglucosaminyl 1-phosphate transferase, producing MELFKEQYFQYLPYLGQGLIFSLLLTPIIGLIAKRLKIMDLPPSMRKPSPDRDRRLEKPPVPLLGGLAVIIPFLILILINGHVIENLWWLFIPTLILVIMGVFDDKLNLSFKIQLAVQILAALIFALSPENLSTINIPGTNIVVNLSVFTWKDTFLGIPLSLSIPGDLILLTWIVVVINALKVNGGTDALLEGNSALALIIVFLISARFFNESSAFLSITLAGCLIGYAIYNFYPGKIHSGSSGKSVYGFLIAALAIKSGAKLATTFVALALPLTDLVFVVIQRVIETKPQKISDLMTSGDKRHLHHKLLAINISEPKIALIEYTITLTIGLLGALVSGLLKLAVILLVPVLILGFIFFITILPKIKKAKEEKDETPEDKYSY from the coding sequence ATGGAGCTTTTTAAAGAGCAATATTTTCAATACTTACCGTATCTTGGACAAGGTCTAATATTTTCGCTACTCTTAACTCCAATAATTGGTCTAATCGCAAAGCGGTTAAAAATCATGGACTTGCCACCCAGTATGCGAAAACCATCTCCCGATAGGGATCGACGTCTTGAAAAACCACCTGTCCCGCTTTTGGGTGGGCTTGCCGTAATTATCCCTTTTCTGATACTTATACTTATAAATGGGCACGTTATTGAAAATCTTTGGTGGCTATTTATTCCAACCTTAATACTAGTAATAATGGGTGTGTTCGACGATAAGCTAAATCTAAGCTTTAAGATACAGCTTGCTGTTCAAATACTTGCTGCCTTAATATTTGCATTGTCACCCGAAAATCTTTCAACAATAAACATTCCCGGAACAAACATTGTTGTCAATCTGTCAGTATTTACGTGGAAAGACACTTTTCTTGGTATTCCGCTAAGCCTTAGTATTCCAGGCGATCTCATTTTACTTACGTGGATTGTTGTTGTCATAAATGCCCTGAAGGTAAATGGTGGAACCGACGCGCTTTTAGAAGGAAACTCCGCACTTGCCTTAATAATCGTGTTTTTAATTAGCGCACGGTTTTTTAACGAATCAAGTGCATTTTTAAGCATTACTCTGGCCGGATGTCTAATCGGCTATGCAATTTACAACTTTTATCCGGGCAAAATTCACTCGGGCTCATCGGGTAAATCCGTTTACGGATTCTTAATCGCTGCCCTAGCAATAAAAAGCGGTGCAAAACTTGCAACCACTTTTGTTGCCCTTGCACTTCCGCTTACCGATCTGGTTTTTGTGGTAATTCAAAGAGTTATCGAGACCAAGCCGCAAAAAATTAGTGATCTAATGACAAGCGGAGATAAGCGTCATCTTCACCACAAGTTACTGGCAATAAACATATCCGAGCCTAAAATTGCACTTATCGAATACACTATTACGTTAACAATAGGTCTTTTGGGCGCACTTGTAAGCGGACTTCTAAAACTTGCGGTGATATTATTGGTTCCCGTATTAATTCTTGGTTTCATTTTCTTTATAACAATTCTTCCAAAGATTAAAAAAGCCAAAGAGGAAAAAGACGAAACCCCGGAAGACAAGTACTCGTACTAG
- a CDS encoding AAA family ATPase: MKLKRLKLIQFGKFQKKILEFNDITIIVGPNASGKTTILDGVSFLSDVTEKKLDLYKRIETLEITSVSGDVVFNKEPVSFAIKAAISERGNGLSKVYFLNKIKTPKVQINPFPAAVKFNPEIVSLFHVDPSVRRQFVLGYLKTLDPDFVHEWSRYKAIVRNRNLLIKRLSEGLDVKTQIDFWSEKIVPAGITLIEKIGYWTSEIKNKLKESKISLELDLSICSIDEFKNHIENNFNMDKERGYTLVSPHTFDFDIKFNGLSVQEYGSRGQTKLAIVHVIKALCELYHEIFDDYPILLLDDIESELDDKSLAIINELLSEKEQQKIITMLAGRSSQLFADKDILKININE, encoded by the coding sequence ATGAAATTAAAAAGGCTTAAGCTCATACAATTTGGCAAGTTTCAAAAGAAAATCTTAGAATTTAATGACATAACTATTATCGTTGGACCTAATGCTAGCGGCAAAACGACAATACTTGATGGTGTATCATTTTTGTCAGATGTTACCGAGAAAAAACTTGATCTTTACAAGCGGATTGAAACCTTGGAAATAACATCGGTTTCAGGTGATGTTGTTTTTAATAAGGAGCCGGTTTCGTTTGCAATAAAAGCTGCGATTTCTGAAAGAGGTAACGGGCTTTCGAAGGTTTACTTTTTGAATAAAATTAAAACACCTAAAGTCCAAATAAACCCCTTTCCGGCAGCGGTTAAGTTTAATCCGGAGATTGTCTCTTTGTTTCATGTGGATCCTTCCGTAAGAAGACAGTTTGTGCTTGGGTATCTTAAAACCCTTGATCCGGATTTTGTACACGAATGGTCGAGATATAAAGCAATTGTTCGAAATAGAAATCTACTTATAAAACGGCTTTCGGAAGGTTTAGACGTTAAAACACAGATAGATTTTTGGTCAGAAAAAATTGTTCCGGCAGGGATAACGCTTATTGAAAAAATCGGTTACTGGACATCCGAAATTAAGAATAAACTTAAAGAATCGAAGATTAGTCTTGAGCTTGATTTGAGTATCTGCTCTATTGATGAATTTAAAAATCATATAGAAAACAACTTTAATATGGACAAGGAGCGTGGCTATACCTTAGTTTCTCCGCACACGTTTGATTTCGACATAAAGTTTAACGGACTTTCCGTGCAAGAGTATGGTTCACGAGGTCAAACAAAGCTTGCCATAGTTCATGTTATAAAGGCATTATGTGAGCTTTACCACGAAATCTTTGATGACTATCCCATTTTGCTTCTCGATGACATTGAGTCGGAGCTTGATGACAAGAGTCTTGCAATTATAAACGAACTGCTTTCAGAGAAGGAACAGCAAAAAATAATTACAATGCTTGCAGGTAGGTCCAGTCAGCTTTTTGCCGATAAAGATATTTTAAAAATAAATATTAATGAATAA
- a CDS encoding PrgI family protein: MAQKQHVIPHNIVDVDFKLFGVMNLKQFIYVAIGGVLTYITFLMVKEGSIPAIIGWPAMVVFVVFGLSFGLLPVRGRSLDQWVLSYIAAVRSPTKRAWMKKGITPAAIPSTIPIEQLKPMQVKLGTQSTVGQIIGGLHIPTPEVDVKQVSLLKEPDSTQSVSIKEGRQTLLSPMHGTSGTEAQPAQPIVEPGAAQRSAPTIMQPQEEYQQARYEMMSSLPAEQIQPQKVQPQQIQPTQIQQPGQIPLEQIPTDQSQQPKQGELTQQPYSTVNPT, encoded by the coding sequence GTGGCACAAAAACAACACGTTATCCCTCATAACATAGTGGATGTAGATTTTAAGCTGTTTGGGGTAATGAACCTTAAACAGTTTATATATGTTGCAATTGGCGGTGTTTTAACATATATAACATTTTTGATGGTAAAAGAAGGCTCGATTCCTGCAATAATTGGCTGGCCTGCCATGGTAGTATTTGTTGTGTTTGGGCTTTCATTTGGGTTACTTCCGGTTAGGGGTAGGTCACTTGATCAGTGGGTCTTAAGCTATATTGCAGCTGTTCGTAGTCCTACTAAACGTGCCTGGATGAAAAAAGGTATAACACCTGCCGCAATTCCTTCGACAATTCCTATTGAGCAGTTAAAACCTATGCAGGTAAAACTTGGTACCCAGTCGACTGTTGGTCAAATAATCGGCGGACTGCACATCCCAACTCCTGAGGTTGACGTAAAACAGGTAAGCTTGCTTAAAGAGCCTGATTCAACCCAGTCCGTATCAATTAAAGAAGGTAGGCAGACATTGCTTTCACCAATGCATGGAACTTCCGGCACAGAAGCACAACCCGCACAGCCGATTGTGGAACCTGGTGCAGCTCAACGTTCCGCACCAACAATAATGCAGCCCCAAGAAGAATATCAGCAAGCAAGATATGAAATGATGAGTTCGTTGCCAGCCGAACAGATACAACCTCAAAAAGTGCAGCCCCAGCAAATTCAACCGACTCAGATACAGCAACCCGGACAGATACCACTTGAGCAGATACCCACGGATCAATCACAGCAACCTAAGCAAGGAGAATTAACTCAACAACCATATTCAACGGTAAATCCAACTTAA
- a CDS encoding PEGA domain-containing protein: MSNLKQLYKRKVKEIDRGPGNKKYSSIKFIAPLILVIAVILITFIAYKIDFRSIIGLIPYVSEQKNCSISVNISNGIGLVLLDDEEIGTTPLATYKVVCGTHKIQIKKTGEYSEFYAIHNETIDMPNKSALTVNIKLGPTEEVTEVLKYLEEPYSNLSLFVFSNSSNTLTIIDGITLGETPIFTGELSAGGHTLTFRSNGYEDTSVQIVMKDKRKITITVQLMKIPVKYERTE; the protein is encoded by the coding sequence ATGAGTAACCTTAAACAGCTTTACAAAAGAAAAGTAAAAGAGATCGATCGCGGACCGGGCAACAAAAAGTATTCATCCATAAAATTTATTGCTCCGCTAATTCTGGTAATTGCCGTAATCTTGATAACCTTTATTGCATACAAAATAGACTTTAGATCAATTATTGGGCTTATCCCCTATGTTAGTGAGCAAAAGAACTGTAGTATTTCGGTAAATATCTCAAACGGAATCGGGCTTGTTCTTCTTGACGACGAAGAAATTGGAACAACCCCACTTGCAACATACAAAGTCGTCTGCGGAACACACAAAATCCAAATTAAAAAGACAGGTGAATATTCCGAGTTTTATGCAATACACAACGAAACCATTGATATGCCCAACAAGTCGGCGCTTACAGTAAATATAAAGCTGGGACCAACGGAAGAAGTCACTGAAGTCTTAAAATATCTCGAGGAACCCTACTCCAATCTTAGTCTTTTTGTGTTTTCCAATTCGTCAAATACACTTACAATAATAGACGGAATTACACTTGGCGAGACACCAATCTTCACAGGGGAGCTTAGTGCAGGAGGACACACACTTACTTTTAGATCCAATGGCTACGAAGATACCAGTGTACAGATAGTAATGAAAGACAAACGTAAGATAACAATAACCGTTCAATTAATGAAAATTCCAGTAAAATATGAAAGGACTGAATAA
- a CDS encoding ATP-binding protein: protein MQLAQAQANEQIGIRDILAPSYIEVDFNYIQVGRKYFRTLFISKYPRVVRINWLSPLINFDSSLIISTHYYPLDIKDVLARLKKKMGELEATLMVQVEKGKVIDPTAKVALKDAQSLQDAIASGAEKLFQFGLYVTVEANSTEELNKVTKDVVSTISALDMQADPTTLQMEQGLQSSIPSGVDKLFYNRNLDTTSIATTFPFITSELTMDHGILYGVNLHNKSLVVFDRFDLENANSTVFARSGAGKSYFVKLEIFRSLMLGTEVIIIDPEKEYESLAKSLDGLYITFSQDEGYKVNPFELPGALIEEGVDQLREKILSLQRFFNIMFGGTSNLEKAILDRAMMLTYNEKGITVEPSTQSNPAPLLEDLYKVLKGFTEEDAQSLAKRMERFIIGSAAGIFNERTNLSLDNPFTVFSIRDLSEELRPLAMYQMLDFIWTNIRKIRKKRILVVEEAWYMMQRPDSAEFMYSIAKRARKYYLGLTTISQDVDDFLSTDYGKAVVNNSAMQILLKQSSSAIDRIQFVFKLTEGERSFLLRCGIGEGLFFAGNNHVAIKSVSSLAEHRLMTTNPQEMDFYKQVGLMDDTDSEKLSKVFTPTLVESLYGNKNGNI from the coding sequence ATGCAACTTGCTCAGGCTCAGGCTAATGAACAGATAGGCATTAGGGATATATTGGCACCAAGCTACATAGAGGTCGATTTTAATTATATTCAGGTTGGAAGAAAATACTTTAGAACCCTTTTTATATCGAAATATCCGCGCGTAGTTAGAATCAACTGGCTTTCTCCATTAATAAATTTCGATAGCTCCCTTATTATTAGTACACACTATTATCCACTTGATATTAAAGATGTACTTGCTAGACTCAAAAAGAAAATGGGTGAGCTGGAGGCAACTTTAATGGTTCAGGTTGAGAAGGGAAAGGTTATCGATCCTACGGCAAAGGTTGCATTAAAAGATGCACAAAGCTTACAAGATGCAATTGCATCGGGTGCGGAAAAGCTATTTCAGTTTGGGCTTTACGTAACAGTTGAGGCAAATTCTACGGAAGAACTAAATAAAGTCACGAAAGATGTTGTCTCCACAATATCTGCACTTGATATGCAAGCCGACCCGACAACACTTCAAATGGAGCAGGGGTTGCAGTCGTCCATTCCATCCGGTGTAGACAAACTTTTTTACAACCGAAATCTTGATACAACATCAATTGCAACAACGTTTCCGTTTATTACGTCTGAACTTACAATGGATCATGGAATTTTATATGGAGTTAACCTGCATAACAAAAGTCTCGTTGTCTTTGATAGGTTTGATTTAGAGAATGCTAATTCCACGGTTTTTGCAAGATCGGGTGCAGGTAAAAGTTATTTCGTAAAACTGGAGATTTTTAGAAGTCTAATGCTTGGAACCGAAGTTATTATTATTGATCCGGAAAAGGAGTATGAAAGCTTGGCAAAATCACTCGATGGATTATATATTACTTTTTCCCAGGATGAAGGTTATAAAGTAAATCCGTTTGAACTTCCCGGCGCGTTAATCGAAGAGGGTGTTGATCAGCTTCGTGAAAAAATTCTCTCTCTTCAGCGATTTTTTAATATTATGTTTGGCGGAACCAGTAATTTGGAAAAGGCTATCCTTGATAGAGCAATGATGCTTACTTACAATGAAAAAGGAATAACAGTCGAACCCTCAACTCAGAGTAATCCTGCACCGCTTTTGGAGGATCTCTATAAAGTACTTAAAGGGTTTACTGAAGAAGATGCACAAAGCCTGGCAAAGCGAATGGAGCGATTTATAATTGGTAGCGCAGCAGGAATATTTAATGAGCGGACAAATCTATCATTAGACAATCCATTTACCGTGTTTTCAATTCGTGATCTATCGGAAGAATTAAGACCGTTAGCAATGTATCAAATGCTTGATTTTATCTGGACTAATATACGAAAAATCCGCAAAAAAAGAATTTTGGTTGTAGAGGAGGCCTGGTATATGATGCAACGTCCCGATTCGGCCGAATTTATGTATTCTATTGCAAAACGTGCTCGAAAGTACTATCTTGGGCTCACTACAATAAGTCAAGATGTCGACGACTTTTTATCTACTGATTATGGAAAAGCCGTAGTAAACAACAGTGCCATGCAGATTCTCTTGAAGCAAAGTTCCTCTGCAATTGACCGAATCCAGTTTGTGTTTAAGCTTACCGAGGGAGAGCGATCATTTCTTTTAAGATGCGGAATAGGTGAAGGACTATTCTTTGCAGGGAATAATCATGTGGCAATTAAAAGCGTTTCAAGTCTTGCCGAGCACAGACTTATGACAACCAATCCACAGGAAATGGATTTTTATAAACAGGTTGGACTAATGGATGATACAGATTCCGAAAAACTCTCAAAGGTGTTTACACCGACCTTAGTTGAATCCTTATACGGAAATAAAAATGGGAATATTTGA
- a CDS encoding carboxypeptidase regulatory-like domain-containing protein, which translates to MTEVELQQLTAQNQNLIDENARLRKTIDELNLKVQELSSKLGVGKEQPVQSDRITINPQTVKDYRIDIMGVVPRENTVNFVVKDREGLLVPDVVCIIKDSSGRPTRAAKSNQLGQVLFTSPMPTGNYTLELTKSGYAFPLCELELNGRVLGSFEIRAI; encoded by the coding sequence ATGACGGAAGTGGAACTGCAGCAACTAACTGCGCAGAACCAAAACTTAATAGACGAAAATGCAAGGCTTAGAAAAACCATAGATGAGCTTAATCTTAAAGTCCAGGAATTAAGTTCTAAGCTTGGTGTTGGGAAAGAACAACCTGTCCAGTCCGACAGAATCACTATAAATCCACAAACAGTAAAGGATTATAGGATTGATATTATGGGAGTTGTTCCTCGTGAAAATACTGTAAATTTTGTTGTTAAGGACAGGGAAGGGCTTTTAGTTCCAGACGTTGTATGTATAATAAAAGACTCTTCGGGGCGACCAACAAGGGCCGCCAAAAGTAACCAATTGGGGCAAGTTTTATTTACAAGCCCAATGCCAACCGGAAATTATACACTTGAGCTTACCAAGTCGGGATATGCATTTCCCTTGTGTGAACTCGAATTAAATGGTAGAGTGCTTGGTTCATTTGAGATTAGGGCTATATAA